Proteins encoded in a region of the Procambarus clarkii isolate CNS0578487 chromosome 42, FALCON_Pclarkii_2.0, whole genome shotgun sequence genome:
- the LOC138373410 gene encoding uncharacterized protein, whose product MSARDMLLIKLILSAFASLHISPKASSSQPERLLSSPPPQSLVQPTASESRPAYSPRASIVQPTVPEPRPAHRPRASSSPPSQSRPAYSPRASIIQPTVPEPRPAHRPRVSSSPPSQSLVQPTAPEPRSSSPPSQSLVQPPVPESRPAYSPRASIIQPTVPEPRPAHRPRVSSSPPSQSLVQPTAPEPRSSSPPSQSLVQPPVPESRPAYSPRASVIQPTASESRQAYSPSASSRPPPQRCL is encoded by the exons ATGTCCGCACGTGATATGCTTCTAATAAAATTAATTCTCTCTGCCTTCGCTTCCCTGCACATCAGCCCCAAAGCCTCGTCCAGCCAACCAGAGCGTCTTttgtccagcccaccgccccagagtcTCGTTCAGCCCACCGCCTCAGAGTCTCGTCCAGCCTACAGCCCCAGAGCCTCGATTGTCCAGCCCACCgtcccagagcctcgtccagcccaccgtcccagagcctcgtccagcccccCGTCCCAGTCTCGTCCAGCCTACAGCCCCAGAGCCTCGATCATCCAGCCCACCGttccagagcctcgtccagcccaccgtccCAGagtctcgtccagcccaccgtccCAGAGTCTCGTCCAGCCTACAGCCCCAGAGCCTCGATCATCCAGCCCACCGTcacagagcctcgtccagcccccCGTCCCAGAGTCTCGTCCAGCCTACAGCCCCAGAGCCTCGATCATCCAGCCCACCgtcccagagcctcgtccagcccaccgtccCAGagtctcgtccagcccaccgtccCAGAGTCTCGTCCAGCCTACAGCCCCAGAGCCTCGATCATCCAGCCCACCgtcccagagcctcgtccagcccccCGTCCCAGAGTCTCGTCCAGCCTACAGCCCCAGAGCCTCGGTCATCCAGCCCACCGCCTCAGAGTCTCGTCAAGCCTACAGCCCCAGCGCCTCGTCCCGCCCACCGCCCCAGag ATGCTTATAG